The following proteins come from a genomic window of Miscanthus floridulus cultivar M001 chromosome 2, ASM1932011v1, whole genome shotgun sequence:
- the LOC136529006 gene encoding protein HOTHEAD-like: MAPGLASSAALGVLAVVLGSSCLVALSEDEPLENLRFVRHAQDVPLVSQYNYIVIGGGTAGCPLAATLSEHSRVLLLERGGLPYLNMSNQQHFTDALADTSPASPAQRFISEDGVVNARARVLGGGSCLNAGFYTRASNDYVRAAGWDTRLVNSSYRWVERALVFRPDVPPWQAALRDALLEAGVTPDNGFTFDHVPGTKIGGTIFDNSGQRHTAADFLRHARPRGLTVFLYATVSRILFRQQEGVPYPVAYGVVFTDPLGVQHRVYLRDGAKNEVILSAGTLGSPQLLMLSGVGPQAHLEAHGIQVLVDQPMVGQGVADNPMNSVFIPSPVPVTLSLVQVVGITRSGSFIEGVSGSEFGIPVSEGARCLARNFGLFSPQTGQLGTLPPKQRTPEALERAAEAMRRLDRRAFRGGFILEKILGPVSSGHIELRSADPRANPAVTFNYFQESEDLERCVHGIQTIERVIQSRAFANFTYANASVESIFTDSANFPVNLLPRHVNDSRTPEQYCRDTVMTIWHYHGGCQVGAVVDDDYRVFGVQRLRVIDSSTFKYSPGTNPQATVMMLGRYMGVKIQAERWRK; encoded by the exons ATGGCGCCTGGGCTTGCCAGCTCGGCCGCGCTGGGGGTTTTGGCCGTCGTTCTTGGCTCCTCGTGCCTCGTCGCGCTCTCGGAGGATG AACCACTGGAGAACCTGCGGTTCGTGCGCCACGCACAGGACGTGCCCCTGGTGTCGCAGTACAACTACATCGTCATCGGCGGCGGCACGGCAGGGTGCCCGCTGGCGGCGACGTTATCGGAGCACTCGCGCGTGCTGCTCCTCGAGCGCGGGGGCCTCCCGTACCTCAACATGTCCAACCAGCAGCACTTCACGGACGCGCTGGCGGACACGTCCCCGGCGTCGCCCGCGCAGCGGTTCATCTCCGAGGACGGCGTGGTGAACGCGCGGGCGCGGGTGCTGGGCGGCGGGAGCTGCCTCAACGCCGGGTTCTACACGCGGGCCAGCAACGACTACGTGCGCGCCGCCGGGTGGGACACCCGCCTCGTCAACTCGTCCTACCGCTGGGTGGAGCGCGCGCTCGTGTTCCGCCCCGACGTGCCCCCGTGGCAGGCCGCGCTCCGCGACGCGCTGCTCGAGGCCGGCGTCACGCCCGACAACGGCTTCACCTTCGACCACGTCCCGGGCACCAAGATCGGGGGCACCATCTTCGACAACAGCGGCCAGCGGCACACCGCCGCCGACTTCCTCCGCCACGCGCGACCCAGGGGGCTCACCGTGTTCCTCTACGCTACCGTCTCGAGGATCCTCTTCAGGCAGCAAGAGGGTGTGCCGTACCCTGTGGCGTACGGCGTGGTGTTCACGGACCCGCTCGGGGTGCAGCACCGGGTGTACCTCCGCGACGGCGCCAAGAACGAGGTGATCCTGTCCGCGGGGACGCTGGGGAGCCCGCAGCTGCTGATGCTGAGCGGCGTCGGCCCGCAGGCTCACCTGGAGGCGCACGGCATCCAGGTGCTGGTCGACCAGCCCATGGTCGGGCAGGGCGTGGCCGACAACCCGATGAACTCGGTGTTCATCCCGTCGCCGGTGCCCGTCACGCTCTCGCTCGTGCAGGTCGTCGGGATCACCCGCTCCGGCAGCTTCATAGAGGGCGTCAGCGGCTCCGAGTTCGGCATCCCCGTCTCCGAGGGCGCCCGCTGCCTAGCTCGCAACTTCGGCCTCTTCTCTCCTCAG ACCGGGCAGCTGGGCACGTTGCCGCCGAAGCAGAGAACCCCGGAGGCTCTGGAGCGCGCGGCGGAGGCGATGCGGCGGCTGGACAGGCGGGCGTTCCGGGGCGGCTTCATCCTGGAGAAGATCCTGGGCCCCGTGTCGTCGGGCCACATCGAGCTGCGGTCCGCCGACCCGCGCGCGAACCCGGCGGTGACGTTCAACTACTTCCAGGAGTCGGAGGACCTGGAGCGGTGCGTGCACGGCATCCAGACGATCGAGCGGGTGATCCAGTCCCGGGCCTTCGCCAACTTCACCTACGCCAACGCCTCCGTGGAGTCCATCTTCACCGACTCCGCCAACTTCCCCGTCAACCTCCTGCCGCGGCACGTCAACGACTCCCGGACGCCCGAGCAGTACTGCAGGGACACCGTCATGACCATCTGGCACTACCACGGCGGATGCCAGGTCGGCGCCGTCGTCGACGACGATTACCGGGTGTTCGGCGTGCAGCGGCTCAGGGTGATCGACAGCTCCACGTTCAAGTACTCCCCCGGGACCAACCCGCAGGCCACCGTCATGATGCTCGGAAGGTATATGGGTGTCAAAATTCAGGCCGAGAGGTGGAGGAAATGA